The following proteins come from a genomic window of Tenebrio molitor chromosome 9, icTenMoli1.1, whole genome shotgun sequence:
- the LOC138138366 gene encoding uncharacterized protein isoform X2 — MFPSCYQVLSKMSRTSRTGLIASPTKKIYRRAKVPTIQLRAIARPAPFVLKPFAGLYNPYPYGCSLLCNHPTDNEAKERLKKAKDSWANEGKNVLLAEEIEAIRAGLEQCQSDDKNTHKHNQMKTLDSVPEELFRRYTETDSRPLTPAPTLASAATRASGSRRCVTPDPLPTNQIREKTLLILDLRRSHSQETLSWYGSSSLQEPPIIRIQRVPTRVGSPEENNNSPKGKSPTHLLTSANLSRSPTPNSVKALKKKPKEVEEVPPVKDKHEEKKPDEEEEVEDEFVKRRGKKRRKKRDESRGPPAFQTSLDPETQVATIGPDSHNASARPSLVPLSLDEAPDTIDKGKNSARPSKCWEIDSYLDAEILKQLRRELNEEIIDNEFNHKRRKALEEAMKTIPKDKTNCEALIRVQNELKLPPVNTDLWLSLPRIFTRSSARFELPLDSRTLESMTPLYYIQNHVSLSSPRKLLYNCIFNKFKMDSEIESNGERKISGAEIQRALDLMMGKAMSDQQRKYFRDLIGWCDDDVMDFKTFCGVCAVCERLLAPEYCSQLPDRKSDPCHEIESADFEALTRKLHGKKVSQNLVEILHGIKTR, encoded by the exons ATGTTTCCATCTTGTTACCAAGTACTTAGTAAAATGAGTCGCACCTCCAGAACTGGGCTAATAGCAAGTCCCACGAAGAAGATCTACAGAAGAGCCAAG GTACCAACGATTCAATTACGAGCGATCGCCAGGCCTGCGCCCTTTGTTCTCAAGCCTTTCGCGGGTCTGTACAATCCCTACCCGTACGGCTGCTCTCTGTTGTGCAACCATCCGACCGACAACGAAGCTAAAGAACGGCTGAAGAAAGCGAAGGACTCTTGG GCTAATGAAGGAAAAAATGTGTTGTTGGCCGAAGAGATCGAGGCGATCAGAGCCGGTTTGGAACAGTGTCAATCCGACGACAAAAACACTCACAAACATAATCAAATGAAAACCCTCGACAGCGTTCCCGAAGAATTGTTCAGACG GTACACAGAGACGGACTCTAGACCCTTAACTCCCGCGCCCACTCTCGCCAGCGCCGCAACCAGAGCGTCCGGATCCAGAAGGTGTGTCACACCCGATCCCCTCCCCACCAATCAAATTCGCGAGAAAACACTTTTAATCTTGGACCTCAGGCGGAGCCACAGTCAG GAAACATTGTCCTGGTACGGCAGTTCGTCCTTGCAAGAACCACCCATCATAAGGATACAGAGAGTGCCCACGAGGGTCGGGAGTCCCGAGGAGAACAACAACAGTCCGAAAGGCAAGTCGCCGACGCACTTGTTGACCAGCGCGAACCTATCGAGGTCCCCGACCCCGAATTCGGTCAAGGCCCTCAAGAAGAAGCCCAAAGAAGTCGAAGAAGTTCCACCGGTGAAGGATAAACACGAAGAGAAGAAGCCCGACGAGGAGGAAGAAGTAGAAGATGAGTTCGTCAAACGGCGCGGAAAGAAGAGAAGGAAGAAACGTGACGAGTCTAGGGGCCCGCCGGCTTTTCAGACTTCACTCGACCCAGAAACACAG GTGGCTACAATCGGACCCGATTCTCACAATGCTAGCGCTCGCCCCTCTCTAGTTCCCCTGTCACTAGACGAAGCGCCAGACACAATCGATAAAGGCAAGAATTCAGCGAGACCGTCGAAATGCTGGGAAATCGACTCGTACCTGGACGCCGAAATCCTGAAGCAGTTGCGACGCGAACTTAACGAAGAAATAATCGATAACGAATTCAATCACAAA agACGCAAAGCACTGGAGGAAGCTATGAAGACCATCCCGAAGGACAAAACCAACTGTGAAGCTTTGATCAGGGTGCAGAACGAACTAAAACTGCCCCCCGTCAACACCGACCTCTGGTTGTCTTTGCCACGCATTTTTACTCGCTCCAGCGCACGATTCGAGTTGCCGTTAGACAGCCGGACTCTCGAAAGTATGACTCCCTTGTACTACATTCAGAATCACGTGAGCCTGTCGAGTCCCCGGAAGTTGCTGTACAATTGCATCTTCAACAAGTTCAAGATGGACAGTGAGATCGAATCGAACGGCGAAAGAAAAATCAGTGGAGCA GAAATCCAGAGGGCGCTCGATCTCATGATGGGCAAAGCCATGTCGGATCAACAACGGAAGTACTTCCGTGATTTGATCGGGTGGTGCGACGATGACGTCATGGATTTCAAGACGTTCTGCGGTGTGTGCGCCGTGTGCGAACGGCTGTTGGCCCCGGAATATTGTTCGCAATTGCCCGATCGTAAAAGCGATCCGTGTCACGAG ATCGAGAGTGCTGATTTTGAAGCGTTAACAAGGAAATTACATGGGAAAAAGGTCAGTCAGAACTTGGTGGAAATCCTGCACGGGATCAAAACTCGTTAG
- the LOC138138366 gene encoding uncharacterized protein isoform X1, which produces MFPSCYQVLSKMSRTSRTGLIASPTKKIYRRAKVPTIQLRAIARPAPFVLKPFAGLYNPYPYGCSLLCNHPTDNEAKERLKKAKDSWANEGKNVLLAEEIEAIRAGLEQCQSDDKNTHKHNQMKTLDSVPEELFRRYTETDSRPLTPAPTLASAATRASGSRRCVTPDPLPTNQIREKTLLILDLRRSHSQETLSWYGSSSLQEPPIIRIQRVPTRVGSPEENNNSPKGKSPTHLLTSANLSRSPTPNSVKALKKKPKEVEEVPPVKDKHEEKKPDEEEEVEDEFVKRRGKKRRKKRDESRGPPAFQTSLDPETQVATIGPDSHNASARPSLVPLSLDEAPDTIDKGKNSARPSKCWEIDSYLDAEILKQLRRELNEEIIDNEFNHKRRKALEEAMKTIPKDKTNCEALIRVQNELKLPPVNTDLWLSLPRIFTRSSARFELPLDSRTLESMTPLYYIQNHVSLSSPRKLLYNCIFNKFKMDSEIESNGERKISGAEIQRALDLMMGKAMSDQQRKYFRDLIGWCDDDVMDFKTFCGVCAVCERLLAPEYCSQLPDRKSDPCHEVECSVILSRCLRFLMFQIESADFEALTRKLHGKKVSQNLVEILHGIKTR; this is translated from the exons ATGTTTCCATCTTGTTACCAAGTACTTAGTAAAATGAGTCGCACCTCCAGAACTGGGCTAATAGCAAGTCCCACGAAGAAGATCTACAGAAGAGCCAAG GTACCAACGATTCAATTACGAGCGATCGCCAGGCCTGCGCCCTTTGTTCTCAAGCCTTTCGCGGGTCTGTACAATCCCTACCCGTACGGCTGCTCTCTGTTGTGCAACCATCCGACCGACAACGAAGCTAAAGAACGGCTGAAGAAAGCGAAGGACTCTTGG GCTAATGAAGGAAAAAATGTGTTGTTGGCCGAAGAGATCGAGGCGATCAGAGCCGGTTTGGAACAGTGTCAATCCGACGACAAAAACACTCACAAACATAATCAAATGAAAACCCTCGACAGCGTTCCCGAAGAATTGTTCAGACG GTACACAGAGACGGACTCTAGACCCTTAACTCCCGCGCCCACTCTCGCCAGCGCCGCAACCAGAGCGTCCGGATCCAGAAGGTGTGTCACACCCGATCCCCTCCCCACCAATCAAATTCGCGAGAAAACACTTTTAATCTTGGACCTCAGGCGGAGCCACAGTCAG GAAACATTGTCCTGGTACGGCAGTTCGTCCTTGCAAGAACCACCCATCATAAGGATACAGAGAGTGCCCACGAGGGTCGGGAGTCCCGAGGAGAACAACAACAGTCCGAAAGGCAAGTCGCCGACGCACTTGTTGACCAGCGCGAACCTATCGAGGTCCCCGACCCCGAATTCGGTCAAGGCCCTCAAGAAGAAGCCCAAAGAAGTCGAAGAAGTTCCACCGGTGAAGGATAAACACGAAGAGAAGAAGCCCGACGAGGAGGAAGAAGTAGAAGATGAGTTCGTCAAACGGCGCGGAAAGAAGAGAAGGAAGAAACGTGACGAGTCTAGGGGCCCGCCGGCTTTTCAGACTTCACTCGACCCAGAAACACAG GTGGCTACAATCGGACCCGATTCTCACAATGCTAGCGCTCGCCCCTCTCTAGTTCCCCTGTCACTAGACGAAGCGCCAGACACAATCGATAAAGGCAAGAATTCAGCGAGACCGTCGAAATGCTGGGAAATCGACTCGTACCTGGACGCCGAAATCCTGAAGCAGTTGCGACGCGAACTTAACGAAGAAATAATCGATAACGAATTCAATCACAAA agACGCAAAGCACTGGAGGAAGCTATGAAGACCATCCCGAAGGACAAAACCAACTGTGAAGCTTTGATCAGGGTGCAGAACGAACTAAAACTGCCCCCCGTCAACACCGACCTCTGGTTGTCTTTGCCACGCATTTTTACTCGCTCCAGCGCACGATTCGAGTTGCCGTTAGACAGCCGGACTCTCGAAAGTATGACTCCCTTGTACTACATTCAGAATCACGTGAGCCTGTCGAGTCCCCGGAAGTTGCTGTACAATTGCATCTTCAACAAGTTCAAGATGGACAGTGAGATCGAATCGAACGGCGAAAGAAAAATCAGTGGAGCA GAAATCCAGAGGGCGCTCGATCTCATGATGGGCAAAGCCATGTCGGATCAACAACGGAAGTACTTCCGTGATTTGATCGGGTGGTGCGACGATGACGTCATGGATTTCAAGACGTTCTGCGGTGTGTGCGCCGTGTGCGAACGGCTGTTGGCCCCGGAATATTGTTCGCAATTGCCCGATCGTAAAAGCGATCCGTGTCACGAGGTTGAGTGTTCGGTTATTTTGAGTCGGTGTCTTagatttttgatgtttcaGATCGAGAGTGCTGATTTTGAAGCGTTAACAAGGAAATTACATGGGAAAAAGGTCAGTCAGAACTTGGTGGAAATCCTGCACGGGATCAAAACTCGTTAG
- the Gprk1 gene encoding G protein-coupled receptor kinase 1 isoform X2, with protein MHKYLEKKNEVNFDKIFHQTLGYQLFKDFCENLSEVPVPQLRFYEEIKSYEKLECSEERMKQARDIYDNFIMKELLARSHDYSKECLQHVQKHLMKNDVPVTLFEPYIEEIYNHLRDEPFKKFLESDKYTRFCQWKNLELNIQLTMNDFSVHRIIGRGGFGEVYGCRKADTGKMYAMKCLDKKRIKMKQGETLALNERIMLSLVSTGQDCPFIVCMTYAFHTPDKLCFILDLMNGGDLHYHLSQHGVFNESEMKFYAAEVILGLEHMHRRYIVYRDLKPANILLDEHGHVRISDLGLACDFSKKKPHASVGTHGYMAPEVLSKGTAYDSSADWFSFGCMLYKLLKGHSPFRQHKTKDKHEIDRMTLTMNVELPDSFSKELKSLLEGLLQRDVDKRLGCKGNGADEVKEHPFFAGIDWQQVYLQKYTPPLIPPRGEVNAADAFDIGSFDEEDTKGIKLTDADQDLYKNFPLVISERWQNEVAETVFETINFEADKAEHKKKAKQKKLFDLDEKESDCILHGYIKKLGGPWTSSWQMRYAKLYPNRLELHPDSAKPEMVFMDQVEEVSPELVQVKNEQCIVVRMRDGKIVLTNPDEIGLKEWLTSLKSAHKLSQELLGSMAKKAGKIYGTDSNNKNAIIAAHRNTNGN; from the exons ATAAAGTCGTACGAAAAGCTGGAATGTTCCGAGGAGAGGATGAAGCAGGCGAGAGATATCTACGACAACTTCATCATGAAGGAGCTGCTGGCGCGCTCTCAC GACTACTCCAAGGAGTGCCTCCAGCACGTGCAGAAGCACCTAATGAAGAACGACGTTCCCGTCACACTGTTCGAG CCTTACATAGAAGAAATTTATAACCATTTAAGGGACGAACCGTTCAAGAAATTTTTAGAAAG TGATAAATATACTAGGTTCTGCCAAtggaaaaatttagaattaaaCATACAG TTGACGATGAACGACTTCAGCGTGCACCGAATAATAGGGAGAGGCGGCTTCGGCGAGGTTTACGGTTGTCGGAAGGCCGACACCGGGAAGATGTACGCCATGAAGTGTCTGGACAAGAAGAGGATAAAAATGAAGCAGGGAGAGACGCTGGCGTTGAACGAACGCATCATGCTCTCCCTCGTCAGTACAGGGCAGGACTGTCCTTTCATAGTGTGCATGACGTACGCGTTTCACACGCCCGACAAGCTCTGTTTCATTTTGGATTTGATGAACGGCGGCGACTTGCATTACCATTTGAGCCAGCACGGCGTCTTCAACGAGTCCGAGATGAAATTTTACGCTGCCGAAGTGATATTAG GTTTGGAACATATGCATAGGAGGTATATTGTATATAGAGATTTAAAACCTGCAAATATTCTATTAGACGAACATGGCCATGTTCGAATATCTGATTTAGGTCTAGCctgtgatttttcaaaaaagaaacCCCACGCGAGCGT AGGAACTCACGGTTATATGGCACCGGAAGTACTGTCGAAAGGGACCGCGTACGATTCCAGTGCGGACTGGTTCAGCTTCGGCTGCATGTTATACAAATTATTGAAAGGCCATTCGCCGTTCCGTCAGCACAAAACCAAAGACAAGCACGAAATTGACAGGATGACGTTGACAATG AACGTCGAACTTCCCGATTCGTTTAGTAAAGAGCTGAAATCTCTGCTGGAAGGTCTCCTGCAGAGGGACGTCGACAAGAGACTGGGCTGCAAGGGCAACGG GGCCGACGAGGTGAAGGAGCACCCTTTCTTCGCCGGGATCGATTGGCAACAGGTCTACCTGCAGAAGTACACGCCGCCGCTCATACCGCCTAGGGGCGAGGTCAACGCCGCCGATGCCTTCGACATAGGCTCCTTCGACGAGGAGGACACCAAAGGGATCAAG TTGACGGACGCCGATCAGGATCTTTACAAGAACTTCCCCCTCGTGATATCGGAGCGGTGGCAGAACGAAGTGGCGGAAACCGTCTTCGAGACGATCAATTTCGAAGCGGACAAAGCCGAACACAAGAAGAAAGCCAAACAGAAGAAACTCTTCGACCTCGACGAGAAGGAATCGGACTGCATCCTTCACGGCTACATCAAGAAACTGGGAGGACCGTGGACGTCCAGTTGGCAGATGAGGTACGCGAAGCTCTACCCGAACAGGTTGGAGTTGCATCCGGATTCGGCCAAACCGGAAATGGTGTTCATGGACCAAGTGGAGGAGGTCAGTCCAGAACTCGTCCAAGTCAAGAACGAACAGTGCATCGTCGTCAGGATGCGGGACGGAAAAATTGTCCTCACGAATCCG GACGAAATAGGCCTAAAAGAATGGCTTACGTCCCTGAAGTCTGCTCACAAGTTGTCTCAGGAGTTGTTGGGCTCTATGGCGAAGAAGGCCGGCAAGATCTACGGGACAGATTCGAACAATAAAAATGCGATAATAGCGGCACATCGTAACACAAACGGTAACTAA
- the Gprk1 gene encoding G protein-coupled receptor kinase 1 isoform X3 encodes MKQARDIYDNFIMKELLARSHDYSKECLQHVQKHLMKNDVPVTLFEPYIEEIYNHLRDEPFKKFLESDKYTRFCQWKNLELNIQLTMNDFSVHRIIGRGGFGEVYGCRKADTGKMYAMKCLDKKRIKMKQGETLALNERIMLSLVSTGQDCPFIVCMTYAFHTPDKLCFILDLMNGGDLHYHLSQHGVFNESEMKFYAAEVILGLEHMHRRYIVYRDLKPANILLDEHGHVRISDLGLACDFSKKKPHASVGTHGYMAPEVLSKGTAYDSSADWFSFGCMLYKLLKGHSPFRQHKTKDKHEIDRMTLTMNVELPDSFSKELKSLLEGLLQRDVDKRLGCKGNGADEVKEHPFFAGIDWQQVYLQKYTPPLIPPRGEVNAADAFDIGSFDEEDTKGIKLTDADQDLYKNFPLVISERWQNEVAETVFETINFEADKAEHKKKAKQKKLFDLDEKESDCILHGYIKKLGGPWTSSWQMRYAKLYPNRLELHPDSAKPEMVFMDQVEEVSPELVQVKNEQCIVVRMRDGKIVLTNPDEIGLKEWLTSLKSAHKLSQELLGSMAKKAGKIYGTDSNNKNAIIAAHRNTNGN; translated from the exons ATGAAGCAGGCGAGAGATATCTACGACAACTTCATCATGAAGGAGCTGCTGGCGCGCTCTCAC GACTACTCCAAGGAGTGCCTCCAGCACGTGCAGAAGCACCTAATGAAGAACGACGTTCCCGTCACACTGTTCGAG CCTTACATAGAAGAAATTTATAACCATTTAAGGGACGAACCGTTCAAGAAATTTTTAGAAAG TGATAAATATACTAGGTTCTGCCAAtggaaaaatttagaattaaaCATACAG TTGACGATGAACGACTTCAGCGTGCACCGAATAATAGGGAGAGGCGGCTTCGGCGAGGTTTACGGTTGTCGGAAGGCCGACACCGGGAAGATGTACGCCATGAAGTGTCTGGACAAGAAGAGGATAAAAATGAAGCAGGGAGAGACGCTGGCGTTGAACGAACGCATCATGCTCTCCCTCGTCAGTACAGGGCAGGACTGTCCTTTCATAGTGTGCATGACGTACGCGTTTCACACGCCCGACAAGCTCTGTTTCATTTTGGATTTGATGAACGGCGGCGACTTGCATTACCATTTGAGCCAGCACGGCGTCTTCAACGAGTCCGAGATGAAATTTTACGCTGCCGAAGTGATATTAG GTTTGGAACATATGCATAGGAGGTATATTGTATATAGAGATTTAAAACCTGCAAATATTCTATTAGACGAACATGGCCATGTTCGAATATCTGATTTAGGTCTAGCctgtgatttttcaaaaaagaaacCCCACGCGAGCGT AGGAACTCACGGTTATATGGCACCGGAAGTACTGTCGAAAGGGACCGCGTACGATTCCAGTGCGGACTGGTTCAGCTTCGGCTGCATGTTATACAAATTATTGAAAGGCCATTCGCCGTTCCGTCAGCACAAAACCAAAGACAAGCACGAAATTGACAGGATGACGTTGACAATG AACGTCGAACTTCCCGATTCGTTTAGTAAAGAGCTGAAATCTCTGCTGGAAGGTCTCCTGCAGAGGGACGTCGACAAGAGACTGGGCTGCAAGGGCAACGG GGCCGACGAGGTGAAGGAGCACCCTTTCTTCGCCGGGATCGATTGGCAACAGGTCTACCTGCAGAAGTACACGCCGCCGCTCATACCGCCTAGGGGCGAGGTCAACGCCGCCGATGCCTTCGACATAGGCTCCTTCGACGAGGAGGACACCAAAGGGATCAAG TTGACGGACGCCGATCAGGATCTTTACAAGAACTTCCCCCTCGTGATATCGGAGCGGTGGCAGAACGAAGTGGCGGAAACCGTCTTCGAGACGATCAATTTCGAAGCGGACAAAGCCGAACACAAGAAGAAAGCCAAACAGAAGAAACTCTTCGACCTCGACGAGAAGGAATCGGACTGCATCCTTCACGGCTACATCAAGAAACTGGGAGGACCGTGGACGTCCAGTTGGCAGATGAGGTACGCGAAGCTCTACCCGAACAGGTTGGAGTTGCATCCGGATTCGGCCAAACCGGAAATGGTGTTCATGGACCAAGTGGAGGAGGTCAGTCCAGAACTCGTCCAAGTCAAGAACGAACAGTGCATCGTCGTCAGGATGCGGGACGGAAAAATTGTCCTCACGAATCCG GACGAAATAGGCCTAAAAGAATGGCTTACGTCCCTGAAGTCTGCTCACAAGTTGTCTCAGGAGTTGTTGGGCTCTATGGCGAAGAAGGCCGGCAAGATCTACGGGACAGATTCGAACAATAAAAATGCGATAATAGCGGCACATCGTAACACAAACGGTAACTAA